Proteins encoded in a region of the Triticum dicoccoides isolate Atlit2015 ecotype Zavitan chromosome 3A, WEW_v2.0, whole genome shotgun sequence genome:
- the LOC119273269 gene encoding uncharacterized protein LOC119273269, whose translation MAAYRLLLFLVLALAVSNSISPVAAADYDDVQLRQEAMMQALGVVARFDLATTDAEAVRQVKQALAVLNREVKARPQQWKPIFKALDKVMDSGADDRRRAKASAELKVLLDRELGPCPDSLRRDLGIGDL comes from the coding sequence ATGGCTGCCTACCGCCTCCTCTTGTTCCTTGTGCTTGCGCTCGCCGTCAGCAACAGCATCAGCCCAGTGGCCGCCGCGGACTACGATGACGTGCAGCTGCGGCAGGAGGCCATGATGCAGGCCCTCGGGGTGGTCGCCCGCTTCGACCTGGCCACCACCGACGCCGAGGCAGTGAGGCAGGTGAAGCAGGCGCTCGCGGTGCTGAACCGTGAGGTCAAGGCCCGCCCCCAGCAGTGGAAGCCCATCTTCAAGGCCCTCGACAAGGTGATGGACAGCGGCGCCGACGACCGCCGTAGGGCAAAGGCGTCCGCTGAGCTCAAGGTGCTGCTCGACCGCGAGCTCGGCCCGTGCCCGGACAGCCTCAGAAGGGACCTCGGAATCGGTGATCTGTAA
- the LOC119273655 gene encoding uncharacterized protein LOC119273655, producing the protein MAAFNHLLFFLVVALAASSITSAAAAAGYDDDVQLRKVAMSQAVKVLSRYSPETTDQETLKRALAVVNREAQRYWKPIFNNVNRVMDSGADHRSKEAAFAVAKELLNRELGQGPNAVKIDFEYA; encoded by the coding sequence ATGGCTGCGTTCAACCACCTGctcttcttcctcgtcgtcgcccTTGCCGCCAGCAGCATCACCAGCGCAGCCGCGGCTGCGGGCTATGACGACGACGTGCAGCTGCGGAAGGTGGCCATGTCGCAGGCCGTCAAGGTGCTGTCCCGCTACAGCCCGGAGACCACCGACCAGGAGACGCTGAAGCGGGCGTTGGCGGTGGTGAACCGGGAGGCGCAGCGGTACTGGAAGCCCATCTTCAACAACGTCAACAGGGTGATGGACAGCGGCGCCGACCACCGCAGCAAGGAGGCGGCGTTCGCCGTGGCCAAGGAGCTGCTCAACCGCGAGCTCGGCCAAGGCCCCAACGCCGTCAAGATCGACTTCGAATATGCGTGA
- the LOC119273656 gene encoding uncharacterized protein LOC119273656 gives MARAFPMGVVAAAVVLVVLFTTVSSAAAQPRPPLPKNSRMITPGRFGKRAQVLSCDDTKDGNSPCVATCDKRCPNECVVMCPGCKTYCLCDFYPGVSCGDPRFTGADGNNFYFHGKKDQDFCVISDVDLHINAHFIGKRNPSMSRDFTWIQALGIRFADHRLYMGAQNTTKWNNDVDRLELAFDGESINIAADIGAKWLVPGLTITRTTVTNGVRVQLKGVFDIIAKVVPITEEDSRVHNYGVTEDDSLAHLDIGFKFYDLTDDVHGVLGQTYRSNYVNKLSVSASMPVMGGVASYISSDIFSTDCKVARFGLSAGISMVTSRAN, from the exons ATGGCGAGGGCTTTCCCTATGGGAGTGGTGGCCGCCGCGGTGGTGCTGGTTGTGCTGTTTACCACCGTGTCCTCTGCCGCCGCGCAGCCTCGACCTCCTCTGCCAAAGAACTCCCGCATGATCACCCCGGGGCGGTTTGGGAAGAGGGCTCAGGTGCTCTCCTGCGATGACACCAAGGACGGGAACAGCCCATGCGTCGCCACCTGCGACAAGCGCTGCCCCAATGAGTGTGTTGTCATGTGCCCAGGCTGCAAGACATACTGCT TGTGTGACTTTTACCCCGGGGTGTCCTGTGGCGACCCGCGTTTCACCGGCGCTGATGGCAACAACTTCTACTTCCATGGCAAGAAGGACCAGGACTTCTGTGTCATCTCCGATGTTGACCTCCACATCAACGCTCACTTCATCGGCAAGCGCAACCCCTCTATGAGCCGCGATTTCACCTGGATCCAAGCCCTGGGCATCCGCTTCGCTGATCACCGCCTGTACATGGGCGCCCAGAACACCACCAAGTGGAACAACGACGTCGACCGCCTCGAGTTGGCCTTCGACGGAGAATCGATCAACATCGCTGCAGACATCGGGGCAAAGTGGCTTGTGCCTGGCCTGACCATCACGAGGACCACCGTGACCAATGGCGTGAGGGTCCAGCTTAAGGGTGTGTTTGACATCATTGCTAAGGTGGtgcccatcacggaggaggactccCGCGTCCACAACTATGGTGTGACAGAGGACGACAGCCTCGCGCATCTGGACATCGGGTTCAAGTTCTATGACCTCACCGACGACGTTCACGGTGTCCTTGGCCAGACCTACCGCTCTAACTATGTCAACAAGCTCAGCGTGAGCGCTAGCATGCCTGTGATGGGTGGTGTGGCCAGCTACATCTCCTCCGACATCTTCTCCACTGACTGCAAGGTCGCCAGGTTCGGACTTAGCGCTGGCATCTCCATGGTCACCAGCAGGGCGAACTAA
- the LOC119273657 gene encoding uncharacterized protein LOC119273657, whose protein sequence is MAAKRQAGWCLLAVVLVVTLAVASAQPGVGGSGRKGKVKVPPGKFETVTFAKNNKRKYEVACTDNRGPPCVVSCPKTCPNKCLAFCEYCMTFCMCDMFPGTSCGDPRFTGGDGNTFYFHGKKDQDFCVVSDKDIHINAHFIGNHNPDMKRDFTWVQALGVTFVHGGADHRLYVGAKKVVEWDEEEDHIQIALDGVLVEVEAGKNAQWVSRAMPGLSVTRTDTVNTVVVELDGVFSISANAVPITDEDSRIHNYGKTEKDSLVHLDLGFKFHTLTNGVDGVLGQTYRSNYVSMVNVTAKMPIMGGAPKYLSASLFSTDCAVSRFHRSGDAAIETFAS, encoded by the exons atggcggcgaagCGGCAGGCAGGCTGGTGCTTGCTGGCCGTCGTTCTGGTCGTGACGCTGGCGGTGGCGTCGGCGCAGCCGGGAGTGGGCGGGTCGGGAAGGAAAGGCAAGGTGAAGGTGCCGCCGGGCAAGTTCGAGACGGTGACGTTCGccaagaacaacaagcgcaagtacGAGGTGGCCTGCACCGACAACCGCGGCCCGCCCTGCGTCGTCTCCTGCCCCAAGACATGCCCCAACAAGTGCCTCGCCTTCTGCGAGTACTGCATGACCTTCTGCA TGTGCGACATGTTCCCGGGCACGTCGTGCGGGGACCCACGCTTCACGGGCGGCGACGGCAACACCTTCTACTTCCACGGCAAGAAAGACCAGGACTTCTGCGTCGTCTCTGACAAGGACATCCACATCAACGCGCACTTCATTGGCAACCACAACCCTGATATGAAGCGTGACTTCACGTGGGTGCAGGCCCTCGGTGTCACCTTCGTCCACGGCGGCGCCGACCACCGCCTCTACGTAGGTGCCAAGAAGGTTGTCGAgtgggacgaggaggaggaccacATCCAGATCGCCCTCGACGGGGTGCTTGTGGAGGTGGAGGCCGGCAAGAATGCCCAATGGGTCTCTAGGGCCATGCCGGGGCTCTCCGTCACTCGCACCGACACGGTGAACACCGTCGTTGTAGAGCTCGACGGCGTGTTCAGTATCTCGGCCAATGCCGTGCCCATCACTGATGAGGACTCCCGGATCCACAACTATGGGAAGACCGAGAAGGACAGCCTCGTGCACCTTGACCTCGGGTTCAAGTTCCACACCCTTACTAATGGCGTGGACGGTGTGCTCGGCCAAACCTACCGCTCCAACTACGTCAGCATGGTCAACGTCACGGCCAAGATGCCCATCATGGGCGGCGCGCCCAAGTACCTCTCGGCCAGCCTCTTCTCCACCGATTGCGCCGTCTCCCGGTTCCACCGTAGCGGCGATGCCGCCATCGAGACATTCGCCTCATAA